The Cervus canadensis isolate Bull #8, Minnesota chromosome X, ASM1932006v1, whole genome shotgun sequence genome contains the following window.
TCAGCTCCTCAAACTTTCTCTTCCTATCCCGCACCCAGCTGTCGTCAACATCCTGGCCCTGCTGGTTCTCCACGGTGCCCACGGGCAGAGAGATGAACTCAGACAGCGAGAGCTTCTTGTCACCATCCTGGTCCAGGTCCCGGATGATCTCCCtgaccatgaactgcagcatgccacggcTGTGCTCAGGGTGCAGGAACGATAGGAACTCGCTCTCTGTCAGCAGCAGGTCTGGGGACGGGTTGTCCGCCTGATACCAGCGGTCTTTGAGGTTCTCCAGGACTTCCTATGTCTACTCATCGATGTTCAGGTCCCActtattctttatcttttcagCAACTTCTCTCTCATTGTGGCCTTTGGTCGCCAAAAACTTCACCTTGTACTCATCCCAAGATACGTGGCCATCACCATCGGGGTCCACGGCTCAGAAGTGCGCCCTGCTCTCGGCAACAGCCTCCTGGAAGTGCTCAGCCGTCTTCTGCATGATCCAGTTCTGCATCTCCTTGGCGCTGATCCTCCTGTCAGTGTTCAAATCCACCTTGGAGAAGATGATCATCAGCTTCCTCCAGCTCTTCCGAGGCTCTGTGTCctcctcaaagtcatccatgtcCTTGCCCAGGAAGACCTCCTGGTGGAAATCTTTGTTGAGGTGCCCGTCCATCTCCAGCTTCACCCCATTCAGGTGGTCCGGGGGCAGGATCTCGTTTTCCTCCCTATTACCTGCTCTCTCTCGAGCAGACGAGTGGTTGGCAGGCCGGGCAGACGCATCCATCAGAAGGACAATGACCAGGAGCCAGAGGCAGCAAGGAGCCAGGCCACAGAGGGGAGCCTGCCTGGAGGCCATGGCCGCTGGGGTCTGCGCTGCGGGACAGGCTGCAAGTGTGGCCAGGAGCggcctccctcccctcacccaggATCCGCGAGCGCTGCCTGAGCACCCGCTATGGCTCCAAAGGGCCTCCGCTTAGGCCGCAGTCATCTTTCTTCCGGGCAATAGTGAGATTTTGATTCAGGATCAAAAGAAGTAAAGAGACAGTATATTACCCTGGAAAGAACATGATTTGGGTTAGAATTCCTGGTTctgctatttttttctgttgctcaACCTCTCTcaatctcagctttcttttttttttttaaaaaaaaaaaaagatttattggtgtatttattggctgtggtgggtcttcactgctgcactcgagctttctctagttgtggcaagtgggagctactcttcattgtggtgcccTGGCTTCTCATCAcaagtggcttcttttgttgtggagcacaggctctaggcacacagtcctcggtagttgcagtgcatggcctcagtagttgtggctattgggctcagttgctccatggcatatgaaatcttctgggaccagggattgaactggtgtcccttgcattgtaaGGAAGATTCTTagccgctgggccaccagggaagtcctacctcAGCTTTCTTAACTGTAAATTGGGGATATTCTTTAGGACTGTGGTaagatttaaatgagataatgtgtacAAAGTATTAgcatatcagtcagtcagttcagttgctcagtcgtgcccaactccttgcaaccccacaaaccgcaacatgccaggcctccctgtccatcaccaactccgagagtccacccaaacccatgtccattgagttggtgatgccatccaaccattttatcctctgtcatccccttctcctgcccccaatctttcccagcatcagggtcttttcagatgagtcagctctccgcatcaggtggtcaaagtattggagtttcagcttcaacatcagtccctccaatgaacacccaggactgatctcctttaggatggactggttggatctccttgcagtcgaagggactctcaagagccttctccaacaccacagttcaaaagcatcaattcttcggtgctcagctttctttatagtccaactctcacatccatacatgactactggccttgactagatggacctttgttggcaaagtaatgtctctggtttttaatatgctgtctaggttggtcataactttccttccaaggaacaagcatcttttaatttcatggctgcagtcatgcaagtgattttggagcccagaaaaataaagtcagccagtgtttccgctgtttccccatctatctcccatgaggtgatgagaccagatgccatgatcttagttttctgaatgctgagctttaagccaactttttcactctcctctttcactttcatcaagaggctctttagttcttcttcactttctgccataagggtggtgtcatctgcatatctgaggttattgatatttctcccagcatatAGATActcttaaataaatgttaaagtttATCATTAATAGCCTATGATTTTAAACTGTATGTAAAGTGTACCTGACTGAGGGAAATATCCACTCAGCATCCTCCTAAAGCTCAGCTTAATTTTTATTCCATCCCTCTACTCACCAGGGCTTCAGGAGACTTGCCTGATTGAAAAGGTCAGCTTTCTTATTTTCAGAACATCCTATTTCTCGTTTCAGAAAAAGATCCCAAAACTAACTCCATTCCTATGACCAGAATTGAAAGAAGTTGACATGATTATTTCCTGAAAATGTTGCCTGGTGGGCCTGATACATGCTATTCCCCTAACCCCCCAGAAGAGGGCAGGAATTGTCTTTCTAGCCTTTATGGTTGGAGTGTTGCATTGGAGCGGAGGGACAGGTTATAGGCAGTGGGAACAGGATCTACTAAAGGATACTTAGAAGGTCTTTCTGCTTTAGAAAAAGTAGTATGTGAAAACATTACTTATGTAAATTGAACAGTTTAGGAGGTGATTATTGACATAACAAAAAGGGTGCTTTGAAACAACAAAATGGGTCAC
Protein-coding sequences here:
- the LOC122435919 gene encoding 45 kDa calcium-binding protein-like codes for the protein MASRQAPLCGLAPCCLWLLVIVLLMDASARPANHSSARERAGNREENEILPPDHLNGVKLEMDGHLNKDFHQEVFLGKDMDDFEEDTEPRKSWRKLMIIFSKVDLNTDRRISAKEMQNWIMQKTAEHFQEAVAESRAHF